From the Halichoerus grypus chromosome 3, mHalGry1.hap1.1, whole genome shotgun sequence genome, one window contains:
- the RBPJ gene encoding recombining binding protein suppressor of hairless isoform X2 — translation MIGLLYPALLRKFGERPPPKRLTREAMRNYLKERGDQTVLILHAKVAQKSYGNEKRFFCPPPCVYLMGSGWKKKKEQMERDGCSEQESQPCAFIGIGNSDQEMQQLNLEGKNYCTAKTLYISDSDKRKHFMLSVKMFYGNSDDIGVFLSKRIKVISKPSKKKQSLKNADLCIASGTKVALFNRLRSQTVSTRYLHVEGGNFHASSQQWGAFYIHLLDDDESEGEEFTVRDGYIHYGQTVKLVCSVTGMALPRLIIRKVDKQTALLDADDPVSQLHKCAFYLKDTERMYLCLSQERIIQFQATPCPKEPNKEMINDGASWTIISTDKAEYTFYEGMGPVLAPVTPVPVVESLQLNGGGDVAMLELTGQNFTPNLRVWFGDVEAETMYRCGESMLCVVPDISAFREGWRWVRQPVQVPVTLVRNDGIIYSTSLTFTYTPEPGPRPHCSAAGAILRASSGQVPPNESNTNSEGGYTNVSTNSTSVTSSAATVVS, via the exons ggaagCTATGCGAAATTACTTAAAAGAGCGAGGGGATCAAACAGtacttattcttcatgcaaaagttgCACAGAAGtcatatggaaatgaaaaaag GTTTTTTTGCCCTCCTCCTTGTGTGTATCTTATGGGCAgtggatggaagaaaaaaaaagaacaaatggaacgAGATGGTTGTTCTGAACAAGAGTCTCAACCATGTGCATTTATTGGAATAGGAAATAGTGACCAAGAAATGCAGCAGCTGAACTTGGAAGGAAAG AACTATTGCACAGCCAAAACATTGTACATATCTGATTCAGACAAGAGAAAGCACTTCATGTTGTCTGTAAAGATGTTCTACGGCAACAGCGATGACATCGGTGTGTTCCTCAGCAAGCGGATAAAAGTCATTTCCAAACCTTCCAAAAAGAAGCAGTCATTGAAAAATGCTGACT TATGCATTGCCTCAGGAACAAAGGTGGCTCTGTTTAACCGACTTCGATCCCAGACAGTTAGCACCAGATACTTGCATGTAGAAGGAGGTAATTTCCATGCCAGTTCTCAGCAGTGGGGAGCATTTTACATTCATCTCT TGGATGATGATGAATCAGAAGGAGAAGAATTCACAGTCCGCGACGGCTACATCCACTACGGACAGACCGTCAAACTTGTGTGCTCTGTTACTGGCATGGCGCTCCCCAGGCTG ATAATTAGGAAGGTTGATAAGCAGACCGCATTACTGGATGCAGATGATCCTGTGTCACAACTCCATAAATGTGCATTTTACCTTAAGGATACTGAAAGAATGTACTTGtgcctttctcaagaaagaataATCCAGTTTCAG gccactccATGCCCAAAAGAACCAAATAAAGAGATGATAAATGATGGAGCTTCCTGGACAATCATTAGTACGGATAAGGCGGAGTATACCTTTTATGAGGGAATGGGCCCTGTCCTTGCCCCAGTCACCCCTGTGCCTGTTGTAGAAAGTCTTCAG TTGAATGGCGGTGGTGATGTAGCAATGCTTGAACTTACAGGACAGAATTTCACTCCAAATTTACGAGTGTGGTTTGGGGATGTAGAAGCTGAAACTATGTACAG ATGTGGAGAGAGCATGCTGTGTGTTGTCCCAGACATTTCTGCATTCCGAGAAGGCTGGAGATGGGTCCGACAGCCAGTCCAGGTCCCAGTAACTTTGGTCCGTAACGATGGGATCATTTATTCCACCAGCCTTACCTTTACCTACACGCCAGAACCAGGGCCACGGCCACACTGCAGTGCTGCGGGAGCCATCCTTCGAGCCAGTTCAGGCCAAGTGCCCCCTAATGAATCAAACACAAACAGCGAGGGAGGTTACACAAACGTCAGCACAAATTCAACCAGTGTCACATCCTCTGCAGCAACAGTGGTGTCCTAA
- the RBPJ gene encoding recombining binding protein suppressor of hairless isoform X1, which translates to MDHTEGSPAEEPPAHAPSLGKFGERPPPKRLTREAMRNYLKERGDQTVLILHAKVAQKSYGNEKRFFCPPPCVYLMGSGWKKKKEQMERDGCSEQESQPCAFIGIGNSDQEMQQLNLEGKNYCTAKTLYISDSDKRKHFMLSVKMFYGNSDDIGVFLSKRIKVISKPSKKKQSLKNADLCIASGTKVALFNRLRSQTVSTRYLHVEGGNFHASSQQWGAFYIHLLDDDESEGEEFTVRDGYIHYGQTVKLVCSVTGMALPRLIIRKVDKQTALLDADDPVSQLHKCAFYLKDTERMYLCLSQERIIQFQATPCPKEPNKEMINDGASWTIISTDKAEYTFYEGMGPVLAPVTPVPVVESLQLNGGGDVAMLELTGQNFTPNLRVWFGDVEAETMYRCGESMLCVVPDISAFREGWRWVRQPVQVPVTLVRNDGIIYSTSLTFTYTPEPGPRPHCSAAGAILRASSGQVPPNESNTNSEGGYTNVSTNSTSVTSSAATVVS; encoded by the exons ggaagCTATGCGAAATTACTTAAAAGAGCGAGGGGATCAAACAGtacttattcttcatgcaaaagttgCACAGAAGtcatatggaaatgaaaaaag GTTTTTTTGCCCTCCTCCTTGTGTGTATCTTATGGGCAgtggatggaagaaaaaaaaagaacaaatggaacgAGATGGTTGTTCTGAACAAGAGTCTCAACCATGTGCATTTATTGGAATAGGAAATAGTGACCAAGAAATGCAGCAGCTGAACTTGGAAGGAAAG AACTATTGCACAGCCAAAACATTGTACATATCTGATTCAGACAAGAGAAAGCACTTCATGTTGTCTGTAAAGATGTTCTACGGCAACAGCGATGACATCGGTGTGTTCCTCAGCAAGCGGATAAAAGTCATTTCCAAACCTTCCAAAAAGAAGCAGTCATTGAAAAATGCTGACT TATGCATTGCCTCAGGAACAAAGGTGGCTCTGTTTAACCGACTTCGATCCCAGACAGTTAGCACCAGATACTTGCATGTAGAAGGAGGTAATTTCCATGCCAGTTCTCAGCAGTGGGGAGCATTTTACATTCATCTCT TGGATGATGATGAATCAGAAGGAGAAGAATTCACAGTCCGCGACGGCTACATCCACTACGGACAGACCGTCAAACTTGTGTGCTCTGTTACTGGCATGGCGCTCCCCAGGCTG ATAATTAGGAAGGTTGATAAGCAGACCGCATTACTGGATGCAGATGATCCTGTGTCACAACTCCATAAATGTGCATTTTACCTTAAGGATACTGAAAGAATGTACTTGtgcctttctcaagaaagaataATCCAGTTTCAG gccactccATGCCCAAAAGAACCAAATAAAGAGATGATAAATGATGGAGCTTCCTGGACAATCATTAGTACGGATAAGGCGGAGTATACCTTTTATGAGGGAATGGGCCCTGTCCTTGCCCCAGTCACCCCTGTGCCTGTTGTAGAAAGTCTTCAG TTGAATGGCGGTGGTGATGTAGCAATGCTTGAACTTACAGGACAGAATTTCACTCCAAATTTACGAGTGTGGTTTGGGGATGTAGAAGCTGAAACTATGTACAG ATGTGGAGAGAGCATGCTGTGTGTTGTCCCAGACATTTCTGCATTCCGAGAAGGCTGGAGATGGGTCCGACAGCCAGTCCAGGTCCCAGTAACTTTGGTCCGTAACGATGGGATCATTTATTCCACCAGCCTTACCTTTACCTACACGCCAGAACCAGGGCCACGGCCACACTGCAGTGCTGCGGGAGCCATCCTTCGAGCCAGTTCAGGCCAAGTGCCCCCTAATGAATCAAACACAAACAGCGAGGGAGGTTACACAAACGTCAGCACAAATTCAACCAGTGTCACATCCTCTGCAGCAACAGTGGTGTCCTAA
- the RBPJ gene encoding recombining binding protein suppressor of hairless isoform X3, producing MAPVVTGKFGERPPPKRLTREAMRNYLKERGDQTVLILHAKVAQKSYGNEKRFFCPPPCVYLMGSGWKKKKEQMERDGCSEQESQPCAFIGIGNSDQEMQQLNLEGKNYCTAKTLYISDSDKRKHFMLSVKMFYGNSDDIGVFLSKRIKVISKPSKKKQSLKNADLCIASGTKVALFNRLRSQTVSTRYLHVEGGNFHASSQQWGAFYIHLLDDDESEGEEFTVRDGYIHYGQTVKLVCSVTGMALPRLIIRKVDKQTALLDADDPVSQLHKCAFYLKDTERMYLCLSQERIIQFQATPCPKEPNKEMINDGASWTIISTDKAEYTFYEGMGPVLAPVTPVPVVESLQLNGGGDVAMLELTGQNFTPNLRVWFGDVEAETMYRCGESMLCVVPDISAFREGWRWVRQPVQVPVTLVRNDGIIYSTSLTFTYTPEPGPRPHCSAAGAILRASSGQVPPNESNTNSEGGYTNVSTNSTSVTSSAATVVS from the exons ggaagCTATGCGAAATTACTTAAAAGAGCGAGGGGATCAAACAGtacttattcttcatgcaaaagttgCACAGAAGtcatatggaaatgaaaaaag GTTTTTTTGCCCTCCTCCTTGTGTGTATCTTATGGGCAgtggatggaagaaaaaaaaagaacaaatggaacgAGATGGTTGTTCTGAACAAGAGTCTCAACCATGTGCATTTATTGGAATAGGAAATAGTGACCAAGAAATGCAGCAGCTGAACTTGGAAGGAAAG AACTATTGCACAGCCAAAACATTGTACATATCTGATTCAGACAAGAGAAAGCACTTCATGTTGTCTGTAAAGATGTTCTACGGCAACAGCGATGACATCGGTGTGTTCCTCAGCAAGCGGATAAAAGTCATTTCCAAACCTTCCAAAAAGAAGCAGTCATTGAAAAATGCTGACT TATGCATTGCCTCAGGAACAAAGGTGGCTCTGTTTAACCGACTTCGATCCCAGACAGTTAGCACCAGATACTTGCATGTAGAAGGAGGTAATTTCCATGCCAGTTCTCAGCAGTGGGGAGCATTTTACATTCATCTCT TGGATGATGATGAATCAGAAGGAGAAGAATTCACAGTCCGCGACGGCTACATCCACTACGGACAGACCGTCAAACTTGTGTGCTCTGTTACTGGCATGGCGCTCCCCAGGCTG ATAATTAGGAAGGTTGATAAGCAGACCGCATTACTGGATGCAGATGATCCTGTGTCACAACTCCATAAATGTGCATTTTACCTTAAGGATACTGAAAGAATGTACTTGtgcctttctcaagaaagaataATCCAGTTTCAG gccactccATGCCCAAAAGAACCAAATAAAGAGATGATAAATGATGGAGCTTCCTGGACAATCATTAGTACGGATAAGGCGGAGTATACCTTTTATGAGGGAATGGGCCCTGTCCTTGCCCCAGTCACCCCTGTGCCTGTTGTAGAAAGTCTTCAG TTGAATGGCGGTGGTGATGTAGCAATGCTTGAACTTACAGGACAGAATTTCACTCCAAATTTACGAGTGTGGTTTGGGGATGTAGAAGCTGAAACTATGTACAG ATGTGGAGAGAGCATGCTGTGTGTTGTCCCAGACATTTCTGCATTCCGAGAAGGCTGGAGATGGGTCCGACAGCCAGTCCAGGTCCCAGTAACTTTGGTCCGTAACGATGGGATCATTTATTCCACCAGCCTTACCTTTACCTACACGCCAGAACCAGGGCCACGGCCACACTGCAGTGCTGCGGGAGCCATCCTTCGAGCCAGTTCAGGCCAAGTGCCCCCTAATGAATCAAACACAAACAGCGAGGGAGGTTACACAAACGTCAGCACAAATTCAACCAGTGTCACATCCTCTGCAGCAACAGTGGTGTCCTAA
- the RBPJ gene encoding recombining binding protein suppressor of hairless isoform X4, whose amino-acid sequence MAWIKRKFGERPPPKRLTREAMRNYLKERGDQTVLILHAKVAQKSYGNEKRFFCPPPCVYLMGSGWKKKKEQMERDGCSEQESQPCAFIGIGNSDQEMQQLNLEGKNYCTAKTLYISDSDKRKHFMLSVKMFYGNSDDIGVFLSKRIKVISKPSKKKQSLKNADLCIASGTKVALFNRLRSQTVSTRYLHVEGGNFHASSQQWGAFYIHLLDDDESEGEEFTVRDGYIHYGQTVKLVCSVTGMALPRLIIRKVDKQTALLDADDPVSQLHKCAFYLKDTERMYLCLSQERIIQFQATPCPKEPNKEMINDGASWTIISTDKAEYTFYEGMGPVLAPVTPVPVVESLQLNGGGDVAMLELTGQNFTPNLRVWFGDVEAETMYRCGESMLCVVPDISAFREGWRWVRQPVQVPVTLVRNDGIIYSTSLTFTYTPEPGPRPHCSAAGAILRASSGQVPPNESNTNSEGGYTNVSTNSTSVTSSAATVVS is encoded by the exons ggaagCTATGCGAAATTACTTAAAAGAGCGAGGGGATCAAACAGtacttattcttcatgcaaaagttgCACAGAAGtcatatggaaatgaaaaaag GTTTTTTTGCCCTCCTCCTTGTGTGTATCTTATGGGCAgtggatggaagaaaaaaaaagaacaaatggaacgAGATGGTTGTTCTGAACAAGAGTCTCAACCATGTGCATTTATTGGAATAGGAAATAGTGACCAAGAAATGCAGCAGCTGAACTTGGAAGGAAAG AACTATTGCACAGCCAAAACATTGTACATATCTGATTCAGACAAGAGAAAGCACTTCATGTTGTCTGTAAAGATGTTCTACGGCAACAGCGATGACATCGGTGTGTTCCTCAGCAAGCGGATAAAAGTCATTTCCAAACCTTCCAAAAAGAAGCAGTCATTGAAAAATGCTGACT TATGCATTGCCTCAGGAACAAAGGTGGCTCTGTTTAACCGACTTCGATCCCAGACAGTTAGCACCAGATACTTGCATGTAGAAGGAGGTAATTTCCATGCCAGTTCTCAGCAGTGGGGAGCATTTTACATTCATCTCT TGGATGATGATGAATCAGAAGGAGAAGAATTCACAGTCCGCGACGGCTACATCCACTACGGACAGACCGTCAAACTTGTGTGCTCTGTTACTGGCATGGCGCTCCCCAGGCTG ATAATTAGGAAGGTTGATAAGCAGACCGCATTACTGGATGCAGATGATCCTGTGTCACAACTCCATAAATGTGCATTTTACCTTAAGGATACTGAAAGAATGTACTTGtgcctttctcaagaaagaataATCCAGTTTCAG gccactccATGCCCAAAAGAACCAAATAAAGAGATGATAAATGATGGAGCTTCCTGGACAATCATTAGTACGGATAAGGCGGAGTATACCTTTTATGAGGGAATGGGCCCTGTCCTTGCCCCAGTCACCCCTGTGCCTGTTGTAGAAAGTCTTCAG TTGAATGGCGGTGGTGATGTAGCAATGCTTGAACTTACAGGACAGAATTTCACTCCAAATTTACGAGTGTGGTTTGGGGATGTAGAAGCTGAAACTATGTACAG ATGTGGAGAGAGCATGCTGTGTGTTGTCCCAGACATTTCTGCATTCCGAGAAGGCTGGAGATGGGTCCGACAGCCAGTCCAGGTCCCAGTAACTTTGGTCCGTAACGATGGGATCATTTATTCCACCAGCCTTACCTTTACCTACACGCCAGAACCAGGGCCACGGCCACACTGCAGTGCTGCGGGAGCCATCCTTCGAGCCAGTTCAGGCCAAGTGCCCCCTAATGAATCAAACACAAACAGCGAGGGAGGTTACACAAACGTCAGCACAAATTCAACCAGTGTCACATCCTCTGCAGCAACAGTGGTGTCCTAA
- the RBPJ gene encoding recombining binding protein suppressor of hairless isoform X5, whose translation MRNYLKERGDQTVLILHAKVAQKSYGNEKRFFCPPPCVYLMGSGWKKKKEQMERDGCSEQESQPCAFIGIGNSDQEMQQLNLEGKNYCTAKTLYISDSDKRKHFMLSVKMFYGNSDDIGVFLSKRIKVISKPSKKKQSLKNADLCIASGTKVALFNRLRSQTVSTRYLHVEGGNFHASSQQWGAFYIHLLDDDESEGEEFTVRDGYIHYGQTVKLVCSVTGMALPRLIIRKVDKQTALLDADDPVSQLHKCAFYLKDTERMYLCLSQERIIQFQATPCPKEPNKEMINDGASWTIISTDKAEYTFYEGMGPVLAPVTPVPVVESLQLNGGGDVAMLELTGQNFTPNLRVWFGDVEAETMYRCGESMLCVVPDISAFREGWRWVRQPVQVPVTLVRNDGIIYSTSLTFTYTPEPGPRPHCSAAGAILRASSGQVPPNESNTNSEGGYTNVSTNSTSVTSSAATVVS comes from the exons ATGCGAAATTACTTAAAAGAGCGAGGGGATCAAACAGtacttattcttcatgcaaaagttgCACAGAAGtcatatggaaatgaaaaaag GTTTTTTTGCCCTCCTCCTTGTGTGTATCTTATGGGCAgtggatggaagaaaaaaaaagaacaaatggaacgAGATGGTTGTTCTGAACAAGAGTCTCAACCATGTGCATTTATTGGAATAGGAAATAGTGACCAAGAAATGCAGCAGCTGAACTTGGAAGGAAAG AACTATTGCACAGCCAAAACATTGTACATATCTGATTCAGACAAGAGAAAGCACTTCATGTTGTCTGTAAAGATGTTCTACGGCAACAGCGATGACATCGGTGTGTTCCTCAGCAAGCGGATAAAAGTCATTTCCAAACCTTCCAAAAAGAAGCAGTCATTGAAAAATGCTGACT TATGCATTGCCTCAGGAACAAAGGTGGCTCTGTTTAACCGACTTCGATCCCAGACAGTTAGCACCAGATACTTGCATGTAGAAGGAGGTAATTTCCATGCCAGTTCTCAGCAGTGGGGAGCATTTTACATTCATCTCT TGGATGATGATGAATCAGAAGGAGAAGAATTCACAGTCCGCGACGGCTACATCCACTACGGACAGACCGTCAAACTTGTGTGCTCTGTTACTGGCATGGCGCTCCCCAGGCTG ATAATTAGGAAGGTTGATAAGCAGACCGCATTACTGGATGCAGATGATCCTGTGTCACAACTCCATAAATGTGCATTTTACCTTAAGGATACTGAAAGAATGTACTTGtgcctttctcaagaaagaataATCCAGTTTCAG gccactccATGCCCAAAAGAACCAAATAAAGAGATGATAAATGATGGAGCTTCCTGGACAATCATTAGTACGGATAAGGCGGAGTATACCTTTTATGAGGGAATGGGCCCTGTCCTTGCCCCAGTCACCCCTGTGCCTGTTGTAGAAAGTCTTCAG TTGAATGGCGGTGGTGATGTAGCAATGCTTGAACTTACAGGACAGAATTTCACTCCAAATTTACGAGTGTGGTTTGGGGATGTAGAAGCTGAAACTATGTACAG ATGTGGAGAGAGCATGCTGTGTGTTGTCCCAGACATTTCTGCATTCCGAGAAGGCTGGAGATGGGTCCGACAGCCAGTCCAGGTCCCAGTAACTTTGGTCCGTAACGATGGGATCATTTATTCCACCAGCCTTACCTTTACCTACACGCCAGAACCAGGGCCACGGCCACACTGCAGTGCTGCGGGAGCCATCCTTCGAGCCAGTTCAGGCCAAGTGCCCCCTAATGAATCAAACACAAACAGCGAGGGAGGTTACACAAACGTCAGCACAAATTCAACCAGTGTCACATCCTCTGCAGCAACAGTGGTGTCCTAA